The Caldicellulosiruptor obsidiansis OB47 genome segment TGGAACACCCCAGCTTTTTAAAATCTCATTTTTGTTTTCCTTAAATTCGGTATAAAAAAGCCCCTGCTGAGCACACAACTCTTCAAATTCTTTATCTTCAAAATTTTTGGCTATCTCAAGCCAAACCAGTGTGTTCCCAAAACAAAATACAAAATTTGAACCCCCTGTGTATTCAATTGGTTTTACCTGGTTATTTTCAGGGTCATAGTCATATACACCACCCGAAATAAATGCTGCTGGATTTTTTTTTAAAAAGTCCAGTATCTTTATTATCTTTTGTTTATAAATCTCTTCCTGGTACCTTTCCCATCTTACAAACCAATTGGCACAAAAGGTCATAACATCCGGTCCAACCCTTATGTGTACTCTATTTTCAGGATCATTCGTAAAATACGCACGCATAGGATCCATGTGCATAATTTGTTTCTCAATATCTTTTACATCATCCATAAGCTGCCCTATTCTTTCATCGGCAATAAGATAATAGTAATACCTGTGAAGGTATGCCATGCTAATTCTCACTTCTTTGCAACCACATCCCCAATGAATAACATTATGCCTTGAGCCCAGGCCTTTATATTCCCCGAGATGATACACGTCTACTTCTGATGTATGTCTTGTCATTGCCTCAGCCATTTTAAATATATCAAAACGTCCTGTTCTTAAAAACATAAGCCAAAGCCAAATGTTTGGCACAAGCTCCGTGTTCTGCCAAGCATATCCACCAATATCATATTTCCACATGTGTCTTACCATATCATAGCTATGCATAAAATCACCATAGTCCCAAAAACCGTACCATTTTCTCCTCTCAACTTCTTTTAGATAAAAATCGACAATAGCTGTCAGTATTCTTTCAATCTTTTCTTTCTTGGAGTTGCTATTATCCGGTAAATTTAATCCTCCAAATATCTCTGTCTCTTTATACCTTTCAGGGCTACATACAAGAAGAGGAGAAAATCCTTGCATTTTTGCATATTCCAAAAGCTGCCCACTTGTTGGAGCATAATCAAAACAGTACAGCCACAGCTCATTTGTATTAGCTATACCATAGGGAGTACTTCTATACTCATCAAACCCTTCGTATGATGAAGATGCGTATGTACCAAAATCATAATGTCTCAAATCCATAACTTCACCATAAGGTGGCCAAAGCCAAACTGTTAAACTTGCTTCAGAAGAAGTTAAAGCTTTTACCTCAAATCCTGAAGGATATTTTTGCCAAAAATCCTTTAAGGCTACTCCAAGCCCACCATTCTCATCACCAACATATGCAAACCCCATAGCTCTTTTCCCTTCTGTTGCTTTTACAAAACTGCACTGGCAAGATGTACGTTTTTTAATAACATAGTGTTCAGAAGAATCTTGAAAAAGAATAAATTCATCCCACTCTGGAGTATTGTTAATCTCCCTAATATAATGGTGGTCCTCGTCAATATCAAAATCTACCGGTTGTCCATTGACCTGATTTTGAAACATTGTTTTGTATCTCTCTTTTCTGTACACATCTATCAAATTTTTTGGTGACTCACAAAAAAGTCCACTATCCCCTCCAAATCTTACAAATCTATTGTACAGAGGAGAGTGCAAAGGAAGATCAAATTTTAAGCCCAATCCTTTTATAAAATCTTGATGGGGATTTCCGTTGTAAATAAATGTATGAACAATCTTAATTTTATCTGAATTTGCATAGAAATATAATCTCAACTCAAAGGGTAGCCAACCTTGTTTGAGCAAAGAACCATCAAATGTCATCTTGGTATTCCGCAAATGTCTTCCCCACACTTTTATAACACATCTCAAAGGTCCGTGAGACTCTACTTTTGCACCTAATATTTGAGGAATGTATTCTTCTTCAACTTTAGTCTTATATCCTGTAAAATTAGAAATTCTTTCTGTAGCAAAAATTTGCGTGAGATTAGAGCAAATAATCTTTTGTCCTACTTTTAAATATTCAATAATTTTATCTCCAGTTTTGCTAATTTTGCACTCAAGCTTGCCTGTTGTAACGCTAATATGATCTTTGTTTTCATAAACTTCAATCATTGTTTCAAATTTTATTACAGTATCTTCTTCAATACAAGCAAAGACCTCATCAGGTAAATTGGTGTCAAAGAAAGCAGCGTGACTACTCACCTTTACCGACCCATCACCCCAGTATGAAAGTGCCCAGTTTTGAGTAGGAATAATACTTCCATCTTTGCCTCTTATAACAACATTTTTTGTATCTCGTAGCTCCCCTTTTTTCCATGGAATACAAAACGTTGCACCAATATTATTTACCTGTGGTTTTATAAGCCATTTTAGTTTTATTTTTTGCATCTTTCCAAACCTCCAAATTTAATAAGTGTTTTAAAAAAAATCTCGTGCGAAATATTAAAGTATTTCGCACGAGATTACACTTTTCAATAAAATCCAAAGTCATAGTTTTTAAGGATTTAGTATCTTATACAAATCTTCTTTGTAAGGAATGTTCTTTCTATATTGACGATACAATGCATTTACTTCTTTTATAATCTGGTCTCCACCCTGCTTTCTCCAGTTGTCAAGAACTTTCTTGAATCCCTGATCATTGAGCTGACCGGCAATATATTTAACACGTGCATCTTCAATCATATTATCAAGGGTAACACCTCTTTTAATATATGTCTGTGACATAGCTTGCAATGGCAATGCCGGATTTGGCACAAGAATATTGAGTTTTTCATTCAAAGCTTGCATATCTGCTTGTAATTGCAAAAGTGGAGTCATGTATCTTGGTGTACCACCGTTTGTAGGATAAAAATGCAATACCTGGTTAACACCACTTATTTCTCTTGACAGCTCTGCTGGTAAATTTTGAATAGGGTCTATTTTGCCATCAACTAACTTATAATGTCTATTGGGCAATCCATAACCAAACAAATCCTGCATTGTTTTGTCACCAAACTTATCCAAGATTGACATTACTTTTTTGAATGTATTCATGTCTTTTACACTCGTTTTTGAAACCATAAGATATCCTGCATAACCAGCTGTTGGCATATTTCTCAATCCATATTTCGTCTTTACAGCCAATTTAATGTCCATGATATCTGTATCCTTTGCATCTTTTGGAATCAAACCATTCTTAAGAAGACCATTGTAAATTCTGTTTGCAGAATCTATAACATCAATCTTAACACCAGCTTTCCCTTGCGAATAATAATCTTCCCATCTTGCACCAGGAACACTCGGAAAATCATGGTTGAATATCTTTTCTTGATATAATTTACGCCAGAATTTTAAAGCCTCCATATATGCATTGGTCAAGAAAGAAGGAACAAGCTGGCCATTTTTATTCAAACCCCAACCATTTGGTCCACCAAACCATACAACTGCTATATAGAATGGTCCATTATAAGAACATTCATACATTCCGTAAGTATCATTCTTACCATTCTTGTCTGGATCATTGTAAGTAAACTTCTTCAACATATTATACAAATCATCAATAGTTTCAAGCTTAGTGATGCCAACATTTTTAGCCCAATCTTTTCGGTACACAATTCCATTTCTTCCAAGGGTTCTTGAACGAGGAATACCATAAATCTTACCATCAATAGAAGAATTCCACAGAACTATATCAGGAATCGTTCTCAAGTTCTTATATTGCTTTATATAGGGGCCTAATTCCCAAAATGCACCTGCTTTACAAGCAGCAACAAATGAAGCTGAATTATCTGGAACGTATACAACCATTGGTAGTTTTCCACTTGCCAGCATAATATTTAACTTGTCTTTATAACTATCTGCAGGTACCCATGTAAACTCAAGATTAGTTTTTAAATACTCTTCAGCCTTTAAAATAACTGGACTATTTGCTGGTGCTGGTTCTGTACCAAAATATTGTGCCATAATAGTAAGTGTAAACGAATATTTAGATTTCTGTGCTCCAATCCTACCATTGAACTAAATAGTAATCCTAAGATACAGACTCCAACTAAAACTAATTTTAGAAGCTTCTTTATTTTTACCATTATTCAACACCCTCCCGTTTTTTTGAAATTTTAAATTTTTAGTTATTATTTCCTCTACATCCTTACATCACTCCTTCAGTGAGCCAATAAACATACCTTTTATGAAATATTTTTGTAGCCATGGATACAAGAGCATTATTGGCAATGTGGCTACAACAATTACTGCCATTTTAAGAGATTCTTGAGGAGGCTGAAAATTAGGATCAAACTTGGTTAAATCAGAAGTTATTGTGGTAGAAAGCATCACTATCTGTCGTAAAATTAATTGAACAGGCCATTTTTCCTGGTTATTAATATACAAAAGAGCCCCAAACCATGAATTCCAATGCCCAACCCCGTAAAATAAAGCGAAGGTTGCAATAATTGGCTTTGAAAGAGGAAGCACTACCTTCCATAAAATCTGAGCTTCAGTACAGCCGTCAATTCTTGCTGCATCCTCTAAATCCTGCGGCATTTCCTGGAAAAAGTTTTTGACAACAAAGAAATTAAATGGACTTATTGCTCCTGGAAGCCAAAGTGCCCAATAAGAATCTAATAACCCTAAACTTTTAACCAGTAGATATGTAGGAATCATTCCTCCTCCAAACAGCATAGAGAAAATTACTGCATTCAATATAATACTTCTTCCTATAAAGTTCTTTTTTGAAAGTGCATATGCCATTGTAAAAGTAAAGAAAAGATTTACTAAAGTTCCGCCGACTGTAATAATAACACTGTTTATCATACTTCTTAAAAAGTAATTAGATTCAAATATATATTTATAAGCTGCAGTTGTAAAATTATGAGGTATCAAAAAGAAATTTCGTGTTTTTATTTCTGAATCAGGAGCAAACGACGCAGCTAATACATATAAGAAAGGCATTATTGCTATTAGAGCATATATTCCCAGAAAAACATGATTAAATACATCAAAAATAACACTACCTATTGTTTTATTCTGCCTCATTTATTTGCCACCTCTTTTACTTTCTTCTTGTAATACTTAAAATAACGAAGTCTCAGTAAATTTTTTTGCTAAATAATTAGAAATTTGTATTAAAATCAAACCTACTACTGATTTAAAAAGTCCAACTGCTGTACTATAACTATATGAACCCTGTGTAACGCCTACTTGATAAACATATGTATCAAATACTTCAGCTACTGATCTGTTAAGAGAATTTTTCATTAAAAATATCTGTTCAAAGCCAGTATCAAGAAGATGTCCTAATCGCAAAATGAAAAGTATAATTACCGTACTCATAATTGAAGGAATAGTGATGTACCAAGTCTGCTGCCCCCTTGTTGCCCCATCCACAATAGCAGCTTCATATAAAGTCGGGTCAACATTTGAAAGAGCTGCCAAGAAGATTATTGTTCCCCATCCTGCTTCTTTCCATATACTTTGAATTATTATAAGAGGTCTGAACCATCTCGGATCTGTTAAAAAATCTATTTTTTGACCTGTTAAACTGTATAAAATATTGTTTATTACTCCTGTTTCACTTGAAAGAAAAACAAATGTAATACTTGCTATGACCACCATTGAAACAAAGTGAGGAACATAAACACATGTCTGGACAATTCTCTTATAAACTTGATTTCGCACCTCGTTGATAAGTAAAGCTAAAATAATTGGCACAGGGAAATAGAAAAGTATATTGTAAAATGAAATTAACAGTGTATTTCTAAACAGCATCGGAAAATCAGGGTCGGTGAAAAGTGTTTTAAAATGCTCAAAACCTACCCACGGACTTTTCCAGAACCCTAAAAACGGATTAAAATCTTGAAAGGCAACAACTATACCAAACATCGGAATGTACCTGAAAATGACGAAGTACAGAATACCAGGTAGAGCCAAGATATAAAGCCATTTGTCTTTTTTGAGTCTTTTCCATACAGAAGTGTTAGCTGTCATTAAAACATTCTCTCCCTTCTTTTTTTGGTCCCTTGATAATATTGTTTTTCATCAGATTTCCATTATTTTTATCGGTATTAATATTGAGATTTGAATTTTGTTTTTGGTTTAATTTTATTTTAATACTTTGTTTTTGTTGTGTCAATACCTATTTTTTTATTTTATTTTTGAATAGCTATAAGGACTTTTTAATTTTAAAGTGAGTTAAATATTGCTCAAAGAAAAGATTTAAAAAACAAAATTAGCTTTTACTTTGCCTTTAGAAGAAATGGTTCGCACAGAAATAGCTTTTTAAACTATTCGAAATAAATAATAGCAACCGGAGGTAACAATCCTGATTGAACCATTTCTAGGTCAAATTTTAGAGAAATAGAAAGATAAAAGTTCTTCTCTGCCTCTTTTTTAAATTTTTCCAATTTTTCTTGTGTCCCAAGAAGAGCTGCTGCAGGTGTATTTTGAACTTCTATCACAAGTTCATTCTTACCAATTTTTAATGCCTTTGTTATATCCCATATAAATGGCGAAAAAGCTCTTGCACCAAGATATTTACCATTTAACCATACCTTTGCAGAATACTTTACATTGGGACAGTAGAGGAAAAGATGTTTATTTTTAATAAAGTCATCATGAGAAAATGAAAAGGTTTTTCTATAAACCACATTGCCAGAATAATCACTAAACCCTAAGCTTTGCCAATCTTTTAAATCTGAATACACAATAAAATCTTTATTAAAATGAATTTCCCAGTTATTGTTTAATTCTAAAACTGTTATTGGCAAACTTCCAGGGAGCTTTGTATTTTGAATTCTATCTATATACTCATCACTTGCTATTAAAATCAAAGTTTGATACGGATACATGTAAAGATTAAATTGTGTTTCTTTCCCTTTATTTTGGACATTTGATATTATCAAAAATTTATTCTTTGTTTGATCCCATAAATATAAATTTTTCCTGGTAAATTTTAATATTATATTACCCAAAAATGAAACTGGTGAATCATTGAAAAGGAAAATCAGATAATTTTCTTCAATCTTTTTACAAAGAACTCTAATATTATCACTATTCATAACAACAATATTTTTTTCAATGATTTTTGACATCTCCTCAATACTGTTAAAAATTATACCCATTTCTCCATCCACAAAGTAAAAGAAAGAAGTAAAGGTTTTGTTATAAACAAACATAGGATAGTTTTCAAAGAAAAGAACCTTGCCTCCTTTGCTTGAGAAAAGCTTTAAAAGTCTATACAACTCTTGTGGTAAATATTTTATGGGAGGAATGATAATAACATCATAACTTCTTCTACCTCTTGTGTATATTTTTTGATTTTTTATCTCTAAATATTCTAAAAGAGAATGGTCAAAAAAGTCAAAATCAATTTGATTTTTTAAAAGAGCGTTGCCAACTTCTATTGCCTTTTGAGCAGATATGTT includes the following:
- a CDS encoding exo-rhamnogalacturonan lyase family protein, whose amino-acid sequence is MQKIKLKWLIKPQVNNIGATFCIPWKKGELRDTKNVVIRGKDGSIIPTQNWALSYWGDGSVKVSSHAAFFDTNLPDEVFACIEEDTVIKFETMIEVYENKDHISVTTGKLECKISKTGDKIIEYLKVGQKIICSNLTQIFATERISNFTGYKTKVEEEYIPQILGAKVESHGPLRCVIKVWGRHLRNTKMTFDGSLLKQGWLPFELRLYFYANSDKIKIVHTFIYNGNPHQDFIKGLGLKFDLPLHSPLYNRFVRFGGDSGLFCESPKNLIDVYRKERYKTMFQNQVNGQPVDFDIDEDHHYIREINNTPEWDEFILFQDSSEHYVIKKRTSCQCSFVKATEGKRAMGFAYVGDENGGLGVALKDFWQKYPSGFEVKALTSSEASLTVWLWPPYGEVMDLRHYDFGTYASSSYEGFDEYRSTPYGIANTNELWLYCFDYAPTSGQLLEYAKMQGFSPLLVCSPERYKETEIFGGLNLPDNSNSKKEKIERILTAIVDFYLKEVERRKWYGFWDYGDFMHSYDMVRHMWKYDIGGYAWQNTELVPNIWLWLMFLRTGRFDIFKMAEAMTRHTSEVDVYHLGEYKGLGSRHNVIHWGCGCKEVRISMAYLHRYYYYLIADERIGQLMDDVKDIEKQIMHMDPMRAYFTNDPENRVHIRVGPDVMTFCANWFVRWERYQEEIYKQKIIKILDFLKKNPAAFISGGVYDYDPENNQVKPIEYTGGSNFVFCFGNTLVWLEIAKNFEDKEFEELCAQQGLFYTEFKENKNEILKSWGVPNFGFKLNMLNIGMAAFAAMKKNIPELKREIWQMFLDYDKNPWLKFICDGGINLQLATIPAPVVEVPFISTNIASQWSINALLALEFIGDEI
- a CDS encoding ABC transporter permease; the encoded protein is MTANTSVWKRLKKDKWLYILALPGILYFVIFRYIPMFGIVVAFQDFNPFLGFWKSPWVGFEHFKTLFTDPDFPMLFRNTLLISFYNILFYFPVPIILALLINEVRNQVYKRIVQTCVYVPHFVSMVVIASITFVFLSSETGVINNILYSLTGQKIDFLTDPRWFRPLIIIQSIWKEAGWGTIIFLAALSNVDPTLYEAAIVDGATRGQQTWYITIPSIMSTVIILFILRLGHLLDTGFEQIFLMKNSLNRSVAEVFDTYVYQVGVTQGSYSYSTAVGLFKSVVGLILIQISNYLAKKFTETSLF
- a CDS encoding carbohydrate ABC transporter permease; the encoded protein is MRQNKTIGSVIFDVFNHVFLGIYALIAIMPFLYVLAASFAPDSEIKTRNFFLIPHNFTTAAYKYIFESNYFLRSMINSVIITVGGTLVNLFFTFTMAYALSKKNFIGRSIILNAVIFSMLFGGGMIPTYLLVKSLGLLDSYWALWLPGAISPFNFFVVKNFFQEMPQDLEDAARIDGCTEAQILWKVVLPLSKPIIATFALFYGVGHWNSWFGALLYINNQEKWPVQLILRQIVMLSTTITSDLTKFDPNFQPPQESLKMAVIVVATLPIMLLYPWLQKYFIKGMFIGSLKE
- a CDS encoding extracellular solute-binding protein, whose protein sequence is MAQYFGTEPAPANSPVILKAEEYLKTNLEFTWVPADSYKDKLNIMLASGKLPMVVYVPDNSASFVAACKAGAFWELGPYIKQYKNLRTIPDIVLWNSSIDGKIYGIPRSRTLGRNGIVYRKDWAKNVGITKLETIDDLYNMLKKFTYNDPDKNGKNDTYGMYECSYNGPFYIAVVWFGGPNGWGLNKNGQLVPSFLTNAYMEALKFWRKLYQEKIFNHDFPSVPGARWEDYYSQGKAGVKIDVIDSANRIYNGLLKNGLIPKDAKDTDIMDIKLAVKTKYGLRNMPTAGYAGYLMVSKTSVKDMNTFKKVMSILDKFGDKTMQDLFGYGLPNRHYKLVDGKIDPIQNLPAELSREISGVNQVLHFYPTNGGTPRYMTPLLQLQADMQALNEKLNILVPNPALPLQAMSQTYIKRGVTLDNMIEDARVKYIAGQLNDQGFKKVLDNWRKQGGDQIIKEVNALYRQYRKNIPYKEDLYKILNP